A stretch of DNA from Saccharospirillaceae bacterium:
TGATCAGCTGCAACAGATTGCAGCCAAACAGCCTCAGGGCAATCGCTTGCAACAACTGCAGCCGCTGTTACCGGCGCTGACGTTGTTCGCTAAACGCGATCGTATCGGCGAGCGTCTTGCTCTGGTCAGTATGGATCGCCGCAAGCCTCGTCTGGATTCAGACCTGGTGGCATTGCAGGATCGTATCAACACTCTGATCGACCGGCTGCAGGTAACGATCAGCTTGCAGGACTCCGGTGCACAGGAAATTGGCGGCGGTATTATCGAAGCGTTAACCGACCAGGGCCTGCGAGTTGCAGACTCAGGTGCGGATCTGGTGTTTGAGGTGAATGCCGCTCTGACCGGTAAAGAACAACGTGGCAGTTTTTACGTGTTTGCCGATAGTCGGGTGACCATTCGTGACGGCGCCGGCCGGGCATTAAGCTCGTTCAGTAAGCAGGCGAAAGGTGTTTCCGGGCTGGAAGATGTGGCTCGTCAGAAAGCGGCTCGTAACGTTGCTAAAATGTTAGGTCAGGAACTGGCCGTGGCCCTGGTTGATAAAATTAACTGAGGCTTCCGTTCGCCAATGACCGCATAAAAAACGCCACGTGACGCATGTGTTACGTGGCGTTTTTTATGACCGTTTATTTCGTAGAAATCAGTGCTGGCATGGCTACTGTGGCAGATTCTGCTGTAAGAAGCGGACCATATTGCCACCCATCACGGCACGAATATCTTCCACCGAATAACCGGCTTTTAGCATCTCATCCGTCAGCACTGCCAGCTCGGATGCATCAAACGGTGTAGTTACGGCGCCATCAAAATCCGAACCCAGAGCAATATGTTCCACGCCTAGTAAATCAATGCCATAACTGATGGCTTTGACGATATTTTTGGGATTGGCTGTGCACACTGCAGCATCCCAATAACCGATACCAATAATGCCGCCGCCCTCTGCGATTTGGGTCATGAGCTGATCGCTGATATTTCGATGAGTCGGACAATGGCCATGCAGACCGGTATGGCTGACAATTAATGGTGAATCGGTCAAAGTCAGAACATCTTCGACTACCTGGGGGGAGGAGTGGGAAACATCGATCATAATACCGAGAAGATCCATTTCCCTGACGGCTTGTTTGCCAAATGTGGTCAGACCTTCGTTCGAATGACCGTGCAGAGAGCCGCCCAGTTTATTATCGAAAAAGTGTTGCAGACTCATCATTCGGAAGCCGGCATCGTAGAGTTTCTGAATATTATCCAGGTCACCTTCAAGCGCGTGCGAGCCTTCGCTGCCGATTAAACCACCGAGAATCTTTGTGCCATTTTCTTTCTTCTGTAGCAGGGCGTTCAGCTCTCGCTGATTACGCACCAGCATAAATTGCTCAGGATTGTCTTCTGCCAATTGCTGCAACCGCGAAGCCTGATATAAAGCGCGCTCGGTAAGATTCTGCCAGGTATTAACAGGCCACCCCTGGGCGATCGCGAGTGCGGTGATGTTATCGAAAGCGTCTTCGCTGTTGCTTTGGTAATTCTGTCCAGCTGGTGATTTAGTCACCGTGGTAAACATCTGTAGAGCAACATTACCCTCCAGGTAGCGGGGTAAATCGCCATGGCCACGATTGTGTCGGTCGTTTAAATCGCGCTGCCACAGCGTGGTGTCGGCATGCCAATCGCCAATGATTAAATGTGAATGCAGTTTCTTTGCTTCGGCAGAAATGGTGTAGGGTGCGTGGGCAGTTACGCCGTTTTGTTTTTGTTCTATCTGAGAACTGATAAATTCGCAGCCGCTTAACAGCCAACTGGTGGATAGCAATAACAGTGGTTTAATCAGTGTGTGCATAACTCAGACTCATTCAGGCTTGGTCTGAGATTAATAAAGTTATCGGCAAAGAAAAAGCCCGCAGTGGTTAAGCCGCGGGCTTTTTTTGTGAAGCTTTTGTTCAGTGATTGGTACAACAGACCTTACTGACGGATACCTTCGATAAACAGACCAATTTCTACGTGAGTAGATGCCGGACCTAAATTGTAAGTGATGCCGTAGTCAGACAGCTTCAGTGTGGTTTTACCTTCGAAACCAACACGGTAGCCACCCCATGGGTCTTTACCTTCACCAATTTTCGTTACCGGGAAAGTGATCGATTTGGTTACACCGTGCAGAGTGAAATCACCGGTGACTTCCGCTTCGGTATCGCTGATAGCTTTGAAACTGGTGCTCTGGAACGTGGATTTAGGGTATTTGGAAACATCCAGAAAATCAGAGTTTTTCAGATGCTTATCACGTTCCGCGTGGTTGGAATCGATGCTGGCGGTATCAATCTCAACCAGAATTGAGGATTTCTCCGGAGCGCCTGCGTCGTACTCAAACTGTCCTTCAAAAGTGTTGAATCGGCCCAGTAACCAGCTGTATCCCAGGTGTTGAATTTTAAATTGGATAAACGCGTGCGCACCTTTGGTGTCGATGTCATAAGTGGCTGCCTGAGTCAGCGGAGCCAGAGTTGCCGCGGCGGTCACGCCCAGAGCCAATAGTAGTTTTTTCATGTGTGCTTCCTTTGTTAGTGAATTCAGTTCGCTTTTAACATACGCACCAGGGTGCGATCTTTATCAATCACATGGTGTTTCACTGCTGCAGCTGCATGCAATGCCACCAAACCCATCAGGCTCCAGGCCAGACCCCAATGAATAACGCCCGCGACGTCTTCCTGATTATCCATCATTAAGCTCGCTGGAACTTCGAACCAGCCAAAAACCTCAATCGCGCGGCCATCGGCGGTGGAAATTAAATAACCGCTGACAAAAAGCGCCAGCATTAACAAATACAGCAAAATGTGGGCTAAGTGAGCAACCTTATGTTCCCAGACTTTATTTCCCAACTCTTCTGGTCGGGTATTCAGTATGCGCCACGCCAGACGTCCACCCCAGGCTAACGCCAGCAAAATACCGGCACCCTTGTGTAAATCAAGAGAATCGCGGTACCACGTATCGTAGTAGGTAAGCTCGACCATATACAGCCCTAAGCCAAACAGGCCAAAAATTGCCAGAGCCATCAACCAGTGGAGAGCAATACTGATCCAGCCATAGCCTTCTGCACTGTTTTTGAATTGCGCCATCGCTTCTACCTGAGATTCATACTGAACGAGATGGCCTTACCTTAACGCCAACCGATTGTTTAAAAAATAGCTTTATATTGACAACTATTGTGCGAATATGAACAAGTAAAGTTCTGTATGGAATCATCAGTGAGCAGTCTTAACTGGGACGACATCCGCGTCGCCTATACCGTGGCCGAAAGTGGCAGCCTCAGTGCCGCTGGCCAGTTGTTGGGTATGACCCATTCAACCGTTTTGCGCCGGGTCAATCAGCTGGAACAGCAGTTGGGTCAGCGTCTTTTTATTCGGCATCAGCGAGGTTACCGCCTTACCGAGGCAGGCCATTTGTTGCTGGATAAAGGAAAGCCCGTCGCAGCAGATATTCAGATGTTGCAGAACAGCCTGATGATGCTTGGCAGTTCACCGTCCGGTACGATTCGTATCTCAACGGTATCTGATTTTTCACAGTTTCTGGCACCGTTGATTGCCGGCTTTCGTCAGCAATATCCGCAAATCCGGGTAGAAACGATGGCAACGGATGAAATTCTGTCGCTCAGCCGTGGTGATATTCATGCCGCATTGCGGATTGGTTCCCAGCCAGCGGAGCCTGATCTGATCGCCAAGCCACTGATAAAAATTGGCCTGAATTATTTTGCGTCGGAAGGTTACATAGAGCGTTTCGGGTTACCTCAGAGTACCGCGGATGTTGGTCGCCATTTATGGATTCTGCCTACGGGTGACAAGCATCAGATTCCGGCGATTAACGACTTGTATGAAAAGCTGGATGCCGAACAAATCGTGTTTCAGAGCAACAGTTTTAACGATATTTATTACGCCGTGTTGCAGGGCATGGGGATCGGTCCGTTTGAATCATTACACCGCCCGAATCTGCTGAGTGAAGGTTTACGCCGGGTGGATTTCGGCCTCAACTTCGAAGCCGAGCCGCTGTGGTTGGTGTACCACAAAGATATGAAAGACAGCGTTAGAATTCGGGCGTTGCAGGAGTATTTAGTAAGGGCGTTGCCAGAGTTGGCGGGGCAGTAGTTCAAGCTATCTGTATTGCTGTAACAGCGTTAAAAATATCCTCAAAATGCTCATTTATAACTATAAACTCCGCTTTTTCAGATATTTTTGCCTTGTTTCAGCTGCTTCGATGACACTTGCACTGAATTAGCAAAGATAGTGAGTAGGATGGATATTTTTTCAAAGCAGCAACAGGATGTTGCGCTGGCCCGGCAGGATTAGGGATGGCCCTTCGGGGCGGCGGCTGAAAAGATATCCGTTGTATGAACGGACATCTTTCCGGTTTCATTAAATCACGCAAACTGACTGGCCAGGCCCATCTCAGAAGACATGCACGGCACCTGACGGCAGATATGCACCAGGTTGTCGGCTTCTTTACGGCTCATAAAGGCTTTGAAGTCTTCGCTCTGGTAAGCCGGAGTAAACAGGTGCTCAACCGCCTGTTCTACTAATTCATCCAGATCATTCGCAAACGGCTCGCCGATCAAGGTATGGATAATGATGTTCGACATGGTCATATCCATTGGGATCAGCGGCTGACCTACTTTAAAGATGTAGGTCTCATTCACCTCTTCAAACAGACGCATTGCCAGATAGGCTTCGCCCATGATGGCGGCAAGACCGCCCTCTTTATTCATTTCCTGCGGTGGTGT
This window harbors:
- a CDS encoding LPP20 family lipoprotein; the protein is MTRLLLRNRALLKHSLQKTLVLVIAASVTVACMPQNSRPQSADATNRMSQSGSPSWLTNTPEMPGMAYGVGSIEVYGNKTEALKRAGELARVDLVSQLKVTVSGDFSSDITERSGTNRESEVQKVIRNHVRSQVPPVELDEAQIVKTHIDGKYAYALAELDRSKVAARLRRDVLEVDDQLQQIAAKQPQGNRLQQLQPLLPALTLFAKRDRIGERLALVSMDRRKPRLDSDLVALQDRINTLIDRLQVTISLQDSGAQEIGGGIIEALTDQGLRVADSGADLVFEVNAALTGKEQRGSFYVFADSRVTIRDGAGRALSSFSKQAKGVSGLEDVARQKAARNVAKMLGQELAVALVDKIN
- a CDS encoding dipeptidase translates to MHTLIKPLLLLSTSWLLSGCEFISSQIEQKQNGVTAHAPYTISAEAKKLHSHLIIGDWHADTTLWQRDLNDRHNRGHGDLPRYLEGNVALQMFTTVTKSPAGQNYQSNSEDAFDNITALAIAQGWPVNTWQNLTERALYQASRLQQLAEDNPEQFMLVRNQRELNALLQKKENGTKILGGLIGSEGSHALEGDLDNIQKLYDAGFRMMSLQHFFDNKLGGSLHGHSNEGLTTFGKQAVREMDLLGIMIDVSHSSPQVVEDVLTLTDSPLIVSHTGLHGHCPTHRNISDQLMTQIAEGGGIIGIGYWDAAVCTANPKNIVKAISYGIDLLGVEHIALGSDFDGAVTTPFDASELAVLTDEMLKAGYSVEDIRAVMGGNMVRFLQQNLPQ
- a CDS encoding YceI family protein encodes the protein MKKLLLALGVTAAATLAPLTQAATYDIDTKGAHAFIQFKIQHLGYSWLLGRFNTFEGQFEYDAGAPEKSSILVEIDTASIDSNHAERDKHLKNSDFLDVSKYPKSTFQSTSFKAISDTEAEVTGDFTLHGVTKSITFPVTKIGEGKDPWGGYRVGFEGKTTLKLSDYGITYNLGPASTHVEIGLFIEGIRQ
- a CDS encoding cytochrome b, with translation MAQFKNSAEGYGWISIALHWLMALAIFGLFGLGLYMVELTYYDTWYRDSLDLHKGAGILLALAWGGRLAWRILNTRPEELGNKVWEHKVAHLAHILLYLLMLALFVSGYLISTADGRAIEVFGWFEVPASLMMDNQEDVAGVIHWGLAWSLMGLVALHAAAAVKHHVIDKDRTLVRMLKAN
- a CDS encoding LysR family transcriptional regulator, which produces MSSLNWDDIRVAYTVAESGSLSAAGQLLGMTHSTVLRRVNQLEQQLGQRLFIRHQRGYRLTEAGHLLLDKGKPVAADIQMLQNSLMMLGSSPSGTIRISTVSDFSQFLAPLIAGFRQQYPQIRVETMATDEILSLSRGDIHAALRIGSQPAEPDLIAKPLIKIGLNYFASEGYIERFGLPQSTADVGRHLWILPTGDKHQIPAINDLYEKLDAEQIVFQSNSFNDIYYAVLQGMGIGPFESLHRPNLLSEGLRRVDFGLNFEAEPLWLVYHKDMKDSVRIRALQEYLVRALPELAGQ